The following proteins come from a genomic window of Miscanthus floridulus cultivar M001 chromosome 2, ASM1932011v1, whole genome shotgun sequence:
- the LOC136523862 gene encoding putative E3 ubiquitin-protein ligase RING1a isoform X2, whose product MKTRFVPVKLPDVRKEVQCPICLGIIRKTRTVMECLHRFCRECIDKSMRLGNNECPACRTHCASRRSLRDDPNYDALIAALYPDIDKYEEEELAFNEEENDRNKQIQASIAEAFRKQSEVIGRKSTTKATAAAFVRRSRRNIRPNGQNTYFRGRGRASSDDFALACSEDEEDGNGENGSKEASSAEESSPEKKQKRLPKWPTPRSSPARGACNDELASDEKDDVGISRENFSTSPLRAWGKNGTRSQTRHSSFSGSNGRMVKGGRMIKLVECLRNSDDNDGERDVHLCLLPLDGQTAPNLEKSYLCCGPTLSIKQLCQFVANQTSHKDEEVEMYALKPSYSNPVSTNPSGLDKARLAGEECLSDLRSFTFPNGVLELVYAIKVAN is encoded by the exons GCATCATCCGGAAGACTAGAACAGTTATGGAGTGCCTGCACCGGTTCTGTAGGGAATGCATTGACAAATCCATGCGACTTGG GAACAACGAGTGCCCAGCGTGCCGCACACACTGTGCGAGTCGGCGTTCTTTGAGAGATGATCCGAACTATGATGCCTTGATTGCAGCTCTATATCCAGACATTGACAAATATGAAGAAGAG GAGCTAGCGTTCAACGAAGAGGAGAATGACCGCAACAAGCAG ATTCAAGCATCCATTGCTGAGGCTTTTCGGAAACAATCAGAAGTTATTGGGCGGAAGTCTACCACCAAAGCTACTGCTGCTGCATTCGTAAGAAGATCACGCCGTAACATTCGGCCTAATGGGCAGAATACCTATTTCCGTGGCCGAGGAAGAGCCAGTTCCGATGATTTTGCTCTGGCCTgttctgaagatgaagaggatggaAACGGTGAAAACGGTAGCAAAGAGGCCTCATCTGCTGAGGAGAGTTCCCCAGAGAAAAAGCAGAAACGACTGCCAAAATGGCCAACACCACGTTCTTCACCTGCCCGAGGAGCATGCAATGACGAGCTTGCTTCTGATGAAAAGGATGATGTAGGAATATCCAGGGAAAATTTTAGCACATCTCCTCTACGAGCATGGGGAAAGAATGGCACTCGCAGTCAGACTCGCCACAGTAGCTTCAGTGGTTCAAATGGTAGGATGGTCAAGGGTGGGCGCATGATCAAGTTGGTTGAGTGCTTGCGAAATTCTGACGACAATGACGGTGAG CGTGATGTGCATCTTTGTCTGCTTCCACTTGATGGACAAACGGCACCAAATCTGGAGAAGTCATATCTGTGTTGCGGCCCAACTCTCTCCATCAAACAACTTTGTCAG TTTGTCGCCAATCAGAcatctcacaaagatgaagaagtTGAGATGTATGCGCTGAAGCCTTCTTATAGCAATCCTGTCAGCACTAATCCATCTGGTCTTGACAAAGCAAGGCTCGCAGGGGAGGAATGCCTTTCAGACTTGCGCTCGTTCACATTTCCTAATGGGGTTCTG GAGCTGGTATATGCCATAAAAGTGGCGAACTAG
- the LOC136523876 gene encoding probable sodium/metabolite cotransporter BASS1, chloroplastic isoform X1, which yields MLLLSHSPPAPAAAVTVPHRILLTPHRRLKATSTPPLLACLRLRHATPPRGIPSRTGCSAAAADADAAPSQAPGADGGVRGALVRVGEALSLGFPVWVASACALALWRPPAFLWVGPTAQMLGLSFTMLGMGMTLTLDDLKTALLMPRELAAGFILQYTVMPLSGFFVSKLLKLPSHYAAGLILVACCPGGTASNIVTYLARANVALSVLMTAASTFAAAFMTPLLTSKLAGQYVAVDPMGLFVSTSQVVLAPVLLGALLNQYCNGLVQLVSPLMPFIAVATVAVLCGNAIAQNASAILASGSQVVLSVGCLHASGFFFGYVLSRILGIDISSARTISIEVGMQNSVLGVVLATKHFGNPLTAVPCAVSSICHSVYGSILAGIWRSMPTKDKGE from the exons ATGCTTCTCCTCAGCCACTCGCCGCCGGCTCCCGCCGCCGCGGTAACCGTTCCCCATCGTATCCTCCTTACTCCCCACAGGCGCCTCAAGGCTACGTCCACCCCACCGCTTCTCGCCTGCCTCCGCCTTCGCCACGCCACCCCGCCCCGCGGCATTCCGTCGAGGACCGGGTGCAGCGCGGCCGCTGCCGATGCCGATGCAGCGCCCTCCCAGGCTCCAGGAGCCGATGGAGGTGTGCGGGGCGCGCTGGTGCGCGTTGGGGAGGCTCTGTCGCTGGGGTTCCCAGTGTGGGTGGCGTCGGCCTGCGCGCTCGCGCTGTGGCGGCCGCCGGCCTTCCTCTGGGTCGGGCCCACCGCGCAGATGCTCGGCCTCTCTTTCACAATGCTCG GAATGGGAATGACATTGACTTTGGATGACCTCAAAACCGCATTATTGATGCCGAGGGAGTTAGCTGCTGGATTTATACTGCAATACACG GTGATGCCACTGTCAGGATTTTTTGTGAGCAAGCTGTTGAAATTGCCATCCCATTATGCTGCTGGACTAATTTTAGTGGCCTGTTGCCCTGGAG GCACAGCGAGCAACATTGTGACCTATTTAGCAAG GGCAAATGTTGCTCTTTCAGTCCTGATGACAGCAGCAAGCACTTTCGCTGCAGCG TTCATGACCCCTCTCCTGACATCCAAACTTGCTGGGCAATATGTTGCAGTAGATCCAATGGGACTGTTTGTGTCCACATCTCAG GTTGTCCTCGCACCTGTCCTTTTGGGTGCTCTACTTAATCAGTACTGCAATGGTCTGGTTCAATTAGTGTCCCCGTTGATGCCCTTCATTGCTGTAGCAACAGTAGCCGTTCTCTGTGGCAATGCTATTGCACAGAATGCTTCAGCAATCCTAGCATCTGGGTCGCAAGTGGTTTTATCTGTTGGTTGCTTGCATGCATCTGGCTTTTTCTTCGGCTATGTTCTTTCAAGAATACTAGGCATTGATATCTCTTCCGCAAGAACAATCTCTATTGAGGTTGGCATGCAG AACTCAGTGCTGGGCGTTGTCCTTGCAACCAAGCATTTCGGCAACCCTCTCACGGCTGTTCCATGTGCTGTTTCGAGCATCTGTCACTCGGTCTACGGTAGCATTTTGGCTGGGATCTGGAGGTCTATGCCCACTAAGGACAAGGGAGAATGA
- the LOC136523876 gene encoding probable sodium/metabolite cotransporter BASS1, chloroplastic isoform X2: protein MGMTLTLDDLKTALLMPRELAAGFILQYTVMPLSGFFVSKLLKLPSHYAAGLILVACCPGGTASNIVTYLARANVALSVLMTAASTFAAAFMTPLLTSKLAGQYVAVDPMGLFVSTSQVVLAPVLLGALLNQYCNGLVQLVSPLMPFIAVATVAVLCGNAIAQNASAILASGSQVVLSVGCLHASGFFFGYVLSRILGIDISSARTISIEVGMQNSVLGVVLATKHFGNPLTAVPCAVSSICHSVYGSILAGIWRSMPTKDKGE, encoded by the exons ATGGGAATGACATTGACTTTGGATGACCTCAAAACCGCATTATTGATGCCGAGGGAGTTAGCTGCTGGATTTATACTGCAATACACG GTGATGCCACTGTCAGGATTTTTTGTGAGCAAGCTGTTGAAATTGCCATCCCATTATGCTGCTGGACTAATTTTAGTGGCCTGTTGCCCTGGAG GCACAGCGAGCAACATTGTGACCTATTTAGCAAG GGCAAATGTTGCTCTTTCAGTCCTGATGACAGCAGCAAGCACTTTCGCTGCAGCG TTCATGACCCCTCTCCTGACATCCAAACTTGCTGGGCAATATGTTGCAGTAGATCCAATGGGACTGTTTGTGTCCACATCTCAG GTTGTCCTCGCACCTGTCCTTTTGGGTGCTCTACTTAATCAGTACTGCAATGGTCTGGTTCAATTAGTGTCCCCGTTGATGCCCTTCATTGCTGTAGCAACAGTAGCCGTTCTCTGTGGCAATGCTATTGCACAGAATGCTTCAGCAATCCTAGCATCTGGGTCGCAAGTGGTTTTATCTGTTGGTTGCTTGCATGCATCTGGCTTTTTCTTCGGCTATGTTCTTTCAAGAATACTAGGCATTGATATCTCTTCCGCAAGAACAATCTCTATTGAGGTTGGCATGCAG AACTCAGTGCTGGGCGTTGTCCTTGCAACCAAGCATTTCGGCAACCCTCTCACGGCTGTTCCATGTGCTGTTTCGAGCATCTGTCACTCGGTCTACGGTAGCATTTTGGCTGGGATCTGGAGGTCTATGCCCACTAAGGACAAGGGAGAATGA